The Panicum hallii strain FIL2 chromosome 9, PHallii_v3.1, whole genome shotgun sequence genome has a window encoding:
- the LOC112873165 gene encoding uncharacterized protein LOC112873165: protein MSFSQLSSLTPKDKLKTICVKVSRKWEFRGLNDDGPLQHVDLVLVDDQGNSIYAEIPASEAERHSSTLEEGKIYIMSRFRVCNAKNYCKSLPGPYMLEITCHTRINLARETATFPDLHGSDIAIRRVGTPLVDATQPAPRPVAQSMTLQKMQEIDPYEFPEKGCTCTVTISRLIDDRTWWFPSCNLCNRSYKADGADYTCYECGTTNKYTYKYKLCFIATDGTDEAEMICFAIVSSKFTLAEEDTNADTAAQNLSPNTNNSEDVVHAGVKRGATESEPLTVPKATSSKGLRSQKK from the exons ATGTCTTTCAGCCAGCTCTCTAGTTTAACTCCTAAAGATAAGCTGAAAACAATTTGTGTGAAAGTATCAAGAAAATGGGAGTTTCGAGGGCTTAACGATGATGGACCTCTGCAGCATGTTGATCTAGTGCTTGTAGATGATCAG GGTAATTCTATTTATGCTGAGATCCCAGCATCTGAGGCAGAAAGACACAGCTCAACTCTTGAAGAAGGGAAAATATATATTATGAGCAGATTCAGAGTTTGCAATGCCAAGAATTATTGCAAGTCTTTACCAGGCCCTTACATGTTGGAGATTACATGCCACACTCGGATTAATTTAGCACGTGAAACAGCAACATTTCCAGA CTTGCATGGAAGTGACATAGCAATAAGACGTGTTGGTACTCCTCTTGTTGATGCAACTCAACCAGCGCCTAGACCTGTTGCGCAAAGTATGACTTTACAAAAAATGCAGGAGATCGATCCATATGAATTTCCA GAAAAAGGTTGCACATGTACTGTCACAATCTCAAGGTTGATTGACGATCGAACATGGTGGTTTCCTTCGTGCAACTTATGCAACAGATCTTACAAAGCTGATGGTGCAGACTATACATGTTATGAATGTGGCACAACTAACAAATATACATACAA GTACAAACTATGTTTCATTGCCACTGATGGGACTGATGAAGCTGAAATGATATGTTTTG CTATAGTTTCTTCAAAGTTCACTCTCGCT GAAGAAGACACAAATGCAGATACAGCTGCACAAAACTTATCACCCAATACCAATAACTCTGAAGATGTTGTTCATGCTGGTGTTAAAAG AGGAGCTACAGAATCAGAACCACTTACTGTCCCCAAAGCTACATCCTCCAAGGGATTACGAAGCCAGAAGAAATAA